Sequence from the Neorhizobium sp. NCHU2750 genome:
AGCATAGTCTGCGCGTGCCGACGATAACCGTCGAGATCGCGCGACTTCTTGCCATCGGCGTTCTGATCCTCGGCTTCGTTCTGGTTCTGAATGATTATCAGGGCATACCGGTGCCGGTTCTCGTCCTGCTTTTCGTGCTGGGACTTTTCACCATCATCGCCAAGGGCACGGTCTTCGGCCGCTATATCTATGCGGTCGGTTCCAATGCCGAAGCGACCCGCCTTTCAGGCGTCAACGTCAATCTCGTCAAGATGTCCGTCTTCGGCCTGATGGGGGTAATGGCTGCGCTTGCGGGTCTGACGACCACGGCCCGTCTGGCCGCGGGCACGCCGTCGGCCGGCTTTGGCGGTGAGCTGGATGCGATTGCGTCCTGCTTCATCGGTGGCACGTCGATGCGCGGCGGTGTCGGCTCCGTCATCGGTGCGCTTGTCGGCGCGCTGATCATGGCGAGCCTCGACAACGGGATGTCCATGCTGGGTGTCGATACGTTCTGGCAACAGATCATCAAGGGGATCATTCTGGTGATCGCCGTCTATCTCGACATCATATCCTCTGGTGTGAAGCGGCTTTGATCCGATGCGGCGAAATAGCGGGTGGCTGGTGCCGCCCGCTATTTTCTTCTTAGCCGATCTATTCGGCGTAATTCTCGCAAGCATCGGCTGATTGCCTGCAACTTGATGCCCTCAGCCGCTCTGCCGGATATGGCATTCAATGTGATGCTTCAGTTCGTCAGCGTTTCTCGCTTCCAGGGCATCGACCATCTGGAAGTGTTCGCGGGCGGAAAGGTCCACCCGCTTACGTGTTTTCCATTGCGACACCGGCGCCGACGACGTGCGCTGACGCAGTTCCGCGATCACTGTGTGGAGTTCCTGGTTGCCGGCCAGATCGACCAGCGCATGATGAAACCTGAGATTGGCCTCGTAGAGTTCAAGCAGCGTTCCCGATTCCGTCAGCTTTTCAAAATCGACCGCCAGGCTGCGCAACGCTTGGATATTCTCGTCTGTCGCCCGGGCGATCATCTTCGGTACGACGCCAGTCTCCAGCATTATCCGGATCTCGGCTATGTCATCCCATTGCTGGCCATCCCGCATATAGACGTGATAGCCGCGGTTGGGGACGTGCTGCACGACGCGTTTGAGCGCCAGCCGATCAAGCGCACGCCTGATTTCGTTGCGCCCTCTTCCGTAGCGTTCCTCCAGATCGATCTGCTTGAGCCAGGTGCCGGGCGGATAATCTCCCGCCTGAATATCCTGGAGAATCAATTGCGTGACATCCACCTCCTTGACGGTTGAATGGTCGTCCGCAGCATCAGCCATAGTCAAGTCGTCTCCTCGCTAGGTTTGCCCAATAAATAGTCAAAAAACGGAGTTGCGCAAAGGATAATCCGCGCATAGGATTGGTACCAATTTTGGATAACATAGAAAATCTGCAATGAAAAATACCGATCTCGTCTGGGACCTCGTCGATGCCAAGGCCAAGGATTTCTGCGATCTGAGCGACAGCGTATGGGACACGCCCGAGGTTAATTACGAGGAATATCGCTCGGCTGCTGCCCATGTGGCCCGCCTTGAAGCCGAAGGGTTCCGGGTGACACGCGGGATCGCCGGCATGCCGACCGCATTGATGGGGGAGGCCGGCGAAGGCGGGCCGGTCATCGCCATCCTGGGGGAATACGATGCCCTTCCCGGCTTGAGCCAGGAAGCCGGCGTGGCGGAAGAGCGGCCTCTGGTCCAGGGTGGTCACGGCCATGGCTGCGGGCATAATCTTCTGGGCTCCGGTTCGCTGCTTGCCGCTGCCGCGGTGAAGGATTTTCTGGCCGCGAACAAAATGGCGGGACGTATCCGCTATTATGGCTGCCCGGCGGAAGAAGGCGGCTCGTCCAAGGGCTTCATGGTGCGCGCCGGCGTGTTCGACGATGTCGACATTGCCATCTGCTGGCATCCGGCGGCTTTCGTCGGTGTCAACAATCCCATCTCGCTCGCCTGCAACGAACTCAATTTCCACTTCAGTGGTCGCGCCTCCCATGCCGCAGCCACGCCGCATCTGGGCCGCAGCGCACTCGACGCGGTCGAACTGATGAATGTCGGCGTCAATTACCTGCGTGAACACATGCCATTGACCGCACGTGTCCATTACGCCGTGACGGAGACCGGCGGACATTCTCCGAATGTCGTTCAGGCGCGTGCGACTGTGCGCTACCTCATTCGCGCCCGCGAGCTGCCGGATCTTCTGGAATTGGTGGAACGCGTCAAGGATGTCGCGGCGGGTGCAGCACTGATGACCGGTACGACGGTTCGAAGCGAGATCATCAGCGGAGATGCCAACCTCGTCGGCAACACGCCGCTCGAAGCGCTGATGCATACGCATATCGAGCGGATCGGCCTGCCGCCTTTCGATGATGCCGATCGCGCCACCGCCGCGAAATTTCAGCAGACATTCACCACGGCGGATATAAAGGCCTCGTTTGCTCGTTTCGGTCTCAAGCCGCGTTCTGGCGTGTCACTCTGTGATGTGATCTTCCCGCCGGAAAGCGGTGACGGCACGATTGTCGGCTCGACCGATGTCGGAACGGTCAGCTGGGTCGTTCCGACAGTCCAGATGCGTGGCGCCACCTATGCGATCGGCACTCCGGGCCATTCCTGGCAACTTGTGGCACAGGGCAAGCTGCCTGCGGCGCACAAGGGCATGACACAGGCTGCCAAGGTCATGGCATCGACGGCGGCCGACCTCTTCGGCAACCCGGAAGCGATTGCAGCCGCCAAGGCCGATCACGCCGAGCGTCTCGCCGAAACGCCCTTCGTCAATCCCATTCCCGACGACATCGATCCACCGCTACCAGCCAACCTGTATGGAGCGGACAATGGCAGATAAGCTGCCCGTACCATTCATATGCTGCTGGGACCATAAGCCGTGAACACCAAGACAAGTAAGAGCGGAGCGGCATGAGCCAGCCGACCATATTCGACCTGATCGGGACCGGTCCCGATGGCTGGGGGCCTGCCTTGCTTGCCGGCGCGGTCATGACGGTGCTGATCGCCTTGGCGGGCTTTGCGATCGGATGCCTCCTTGGTGCGGGCGGTGCATGGGCCAAGATATCCGGAGGCCCGGTTCTGCGTGGCGCCGCCTCCACCTATACGACCGTGCTGCGCGGCATACCGGATCTTCTCGTGATCTACCTGCTCTATTTCGGTGGCAGCAGTGTCGTTACCGCCGTCGGACGCTGGTTCGGTGCCGATGGCTTTATTGGTTTTCCCGGCTTTCTTGCCGGTGCTCTGGCCGTCGGCGTCACATCCGGTGCGCAGCAGACAGAGGTGTTCAGAGGGGCCTTCAAGGCGGTTAATGCTGGCGAACTGGAGGCTGCGATTGCCTGCGGCATGTCGCGCTTCCTTTGCTTTCGCCGGATTATCGTGCCGTTGACCTTGAGGCACGCGCTGCCGGGCATGGGCAATGTCTGGCAGGTCGTGCTGAAGGAATCCGCTCTCGTATCCGTAACCGGTGTGGTCGAACTGCTTCGCCAGTCGCAGATCGGGGCCGGTTCGACCGGCATGCCCTTTGATTTCTATGCCATTGCAGCGGTCATCTATCTCGCCATATCGACACTCTCCGGCGGCATCCTGCAATTTGGCGAGAAACGCTTCTCGCGTGGCGTGAGGCGGGCCTGATGGATTTTCCTTTCCTCTACGAGACGTTTCTCACGCTCGTCGCGGCCGTGCCGCTGACCTTGCAGCTCGCGGCCACGGCCATCGTGCTCGGTGCCGTTCTGGCGCTGGCGCTCGCACTTTGCAGGATTTCCGGCGTTCTTCCGCTCGACTGGCTGGCGCGAATCTACATCTTCGTTTTCCGCGGAACGCCGCTTCTGGTGCAGATCTTCCTGATCTATTACGGGCTTGGCCAGTTTCGTGAGGTCCGGCACAGCGCGGTCTGGTTCATCCTGCGTGATCCCTACTGGTGTGCGGTAATCGCACTGATGCTGAACACTGCCGCCTATGCCGCGGAGATCATCCGCGGGGGCCTGCTGTCAGTACCGCACGGTCAGATCGAGGCTGCCCGCTCCTGCGGCATGTCGCCCTTGCTGGTCTTCCGCCGCATCACCATGCCGCTCGCCATCCGCCAGGCACTGCCTGCCTACTCCAATGAGATGATCTCGATGGTCAAGGCGACCTCGCTCGCTTCGATCATCACCATCATGGAAGTGACCGGCGTGGCCGCCAAGCTGATTTCGGAAACCTTCAGGGCCATCGAGGTCTTCGTCGTCGCGGGCGTCATCTATCTCGCGATCAACTTCATACTCACGCGACTGGTTGCTTTTGCCGAGTACCGCCTGAGCCCCCATCTGCGCCAGCCGATCGCCCTTGCGGGCACCGCTGCAGGAGAAATGCGATGACTGTTGCCTCCCTCCCCTCCCCGGCCATCGAAGTCCGTGGTCTGCGCAAGAGTTTCGGCCCCGTCGAGGTCCTCAAAGGCATCGATCTTGTTGCGCGCGAAGGCGAAGTTCTGTCGATTCTCGGCTCTTCCGGCTCCGGCAAGTCGACCATGCTCCGTTGCATCAATATGCTGGAGACGCCGGATGCGGGCGAAATCGTCGTCGCCGGCGAAAAGATTGCGCTCAAGCCGGACGCCAGTGGCAAAGGCCGTGTTGCCGACCGAAAGCAGGTGCAGCGCATCAGATCCGAACTCGGCATGGTCTTCCAGAGCTTCAACCTGTGGTCCCACAAGACCGTGATCGAGAATGTGGTTGAAGCGCCAATCCACGTACAGGGACGCAGCCGCGCCGAATGCCTTGAAGAGGCCGAAGCGCTGCTTGCCAAGGTCGGCATTGCCGACAAGCGCAATCATTATCCCTCCCATCTTTCGGGAGGCCAGCAACAGCGTGCCGCGATTGCCCGTGCGCTTGCCATGCATCCGAAAGTCATGCTGTTCGACGAACCGACATCCGCGCTTGATCCGGAACTGGTCGGAGAAGTGCTGAAGGTCATGCGTGCGCTTGCCGAGGAAGGCCGCACCATGCTGGTCGTGACCCATGAAATGGGATTTGCGCGCGACGTTTCCAGCCGTGTCGTGTTCCTGCACCAGGGCGCCATCGAGGAAGAGGGCGCCCCGCATGAGATGTTTGCTAATCCGCAGACTGAGCGCTTCCGCAAATTTATCAGCGGCTGATGGATATTTATGCCCATACAAAGGAAGGGGATTTAAATGAGAATGATGAAATTTCTGACGGTTGCAGCGCTTGCCGCATCCGCCCTGTTTTCCGGCCAGGCGATGGCGCAGGACAAGACCGAAATCACCATTGCGACGGAGGGCGCATTCCCGCCCTATAACCTGACCCGGGCCGATGGCACGCTCGACGGTTACGACGTCGATCTGGCGCATTACCTGTGCGATCATATGAAGATCAAGTGCACGATCATTGCCCAAGCCTTCGACGGTATGATCCCGGCGCTCAATGCCGGCAAGTTCGACGCCATCATGGCCGGCATGTCGGCGACCGAAAAGCGCAAGGAAGTGATCGATTTCTCGATCCCCTACGGCAACACCGGGCAGGGCTTCGCGACACTGAAGGACAGCGATCTTGCCAAGCTGCCGCTGAGCGACAAGCTTTTCTCGCTGGCAACCGATGACGCAGGCGCCCGTAAGGCAATCGAAGAGATGAAGCCGATGCTGCAGGGCAAGGTTATCGGCGTGCAGGCGGCCTCGATCGCGGCCCGCTTCGTCGACGAATACATGAAGGGCATTGTCGAAGTCCGCGAATACAAGACGACGGAACAGCACGACCTCGATCTTCTCTCCGGACGCGTCGATCTCATCATGGCATCGATGGGCTACCTGAAAACCGCCGCGGAGAAGCCTGCCAATAGCGACATGGCTATCGTCGGTCCCCGCTTCCAGGGTGGTTTCCTTGGTGCCGGCAGCTCGGTCGGTCTGCGCAAGAGCGATACCGCTTTGAAGGCCAAATTCGATGAGGCGATCACCGCGGCCAAGGCCGACGGCACGCTGAAGAAGCTTTCCGAAAAGTGGTTCGGTTTCGACGTCACCCCGCAATAATTGCCGGGACCTGAATGCAACGGCAGCGATGCGCTGCCGTTGTGCCCACCTCGAAGAAGAGATGCGGTGCCTCTCACAGTAGGCAACCGGCGCGATGCTCATATGCTCCAGCCGGCCAAGGCATTCGCTATTCCGTAGACGCCAGCAGTTGCTGCCTGTTCTCCTTGACCGTCTGCATGACCACATTGGTCGAGGTGCTGGCCACAAAAGGCAGGGTCGAGATCTTTTCGCCGAGCACGATCCGGTATCGGCGTATATCCCGGGTGCGGACTTTCAACAGATAATCGAAGCGCCCGGCGATCATGTGGCAAGCCTCGATCTCCCTTATTTTCCGCGCCGCGTCGTTGAAGCTCTTGAGCGCATCTTCGCGGGTATCGCTGAGTTTGACCTCTACGAAGGCGATGTGATCGAGGCCGAGTTTTTCCGAACTGAGAATGGCCCTAAAGCCTTCGATGAAGCCCTCGTCGATCAGCCTGCGCAAGCGCAGCTGGCAGGGTGTCTTGGAAAGACCGATGCGGCTTGCCAATTCGGTGATCGACAGCCTACCATCGACCGAAAGTTCCTGCAGGATCCTGGTGTCGAATTGGTCTAATTCACCAATCTCTGCGTTGTGACTTGGCATCTTTGTCAAAATCTCCGAGAATTTCAGGCGAAAAGCATAGAAAGACCCTCAAAACAAGGCAACTTGAAAATGCCTGTCGTGTTAGTCTCCGCGCTTCAGGCATCCGCCGCCTCCAAGCCAACCGGAAAAATCCATGACACCCCCTCGTCCAGTCGAAAAGAACGAAGATATTTCGCGAGTATTTGAGAGTTTTGCACCGGCTGTGCGCGAGCAGTCGGATTTGCGGCGTGCCATCACGGCAGCCTACCGCAAGCCGGAGGGGGATTGCGTGGCCGCTCTTCTGGAGCAGGCCACCCTGCCCGATGCGACCCGCAGCGCGATCCGCGCGACGGCTGGTCAGTTGATTGCCGCTCTTCGTGCCAAGCACAAGGGCACCGGCGTCGAGGGACTGGTGCACGAATATTCCCTTTCGAGCCAGGAAGGTGTTGCCCTCATGTGTCTCGCAGAGGCCTTGTTGCGCATCCCCGATACCGCAACACGCGATGCCCTGATCCGTGACAAGATCTCCGATGGCGACTGGAAGTCTCACGTTGGCGGCGGCCGGTCGTTGTTCGTCAACGCGGCGACCTGGGGTCTGGTCGTCACCGGCAAGCTTACCAATACGGTCGATGGCCGCAGCCTCTCGGCGGCACTGACCCGTCTCATCGCCCGATGC
This genomic interval carries:
- a CDS encoding ABC transporter permease subunit (The N-terminal region of this protein, as described by TIGR01726, is a three transmembrane segment that identifies a subfamily of ABC transporter permease subunits, which specificities that include histidine, arginine, glutamine, glutamate, L-cystine (sic), the opines (in Agrobacterium) octopine and nopaline, etc.), which translates into the protein MDFPFLYETFLTLVAAVPLTLQLAATAIVLGAVLALALALCRISGVLPLDWLARIYIFVFRGTPLLVQIFLIYYGLGQFREVRHSAVWFILRDPYWCAVIALMLNTAAYAAEIIRGGLLSVPHGQIEAARSCGMSPLLVFRRITMPLAIRQALPAYSNEMISMVKATSLASIITIMEVTGVAAKLISETFRAIEVFVVAGVIYLAINFILTRLVAFAEYRLSPHLRQPIALAGTAAGEMR
- a CDS encoding GntR family transcriptional regulator; its protein translation is MADAADDHSTVKEVDVTQLILQDIQAGDYPPGTWLKQIDLEERYGRGRNEIRRALDRLALKRVVQHVPNRGYHVYMRDGQQWDDIAEIRIMLETGVVPKMIARATDENIQALRSLAVDFEKLTESGTLLELYEANLRFHHALVDLAGNQELHTVIAELRQRTSSAPVSQWKTRKRVDLSAREHFQMVDALEARNADELKHHIECHIRQSG
- a CDS encoding Lrp/AsnC ligand binding domain-containing protein; translated protein: MPSHNAEIGELDQFDTRILQELSVDGRLSITELASRIGLSKTPCQLRLRRLIDEGFIEGFRAILSSEKLGLDHIAFVEVKLSDTREDALKSFNDAARKIREIEACHMIAGRFDYLLKVRTRDIRRYRIVLGEKISTLPFVASTSTNVVMQTVKENRQQLLASTE
- a CDS encoding transporter substrate-binding domain-containing protein; this translates as MKFLTVAALAASALFSGQAMAQDKTEITIATEGAFPPYNLTRADGTLDGYDVDLAHYLCDHMKIKCTIIAQAFDGMIPALNAGKFDAIMAGMSATEKRKEVIDFSIPYGNTGQGFATLKDSDLAKLPLSDKLFSLATDDAGARKAIEEMKPMLQGKVIGVQAASIAARFVDEYMKGIVEVREYKTTEQHDLDLLSGRVDLIMASMGYLKTAAEKPANSDMAIVGPRFQGGFLGAGSSVGLRKSDTALKAKFDEAITAAKADGTLKKLSEKWFGFDVTPQ
- a CDS encoding ABC transporter permease subunit (The N-terminal region of this protein, as described by TIGR01726, is a three transmembrane segment that identifies a subfamily of ABC transporter permease subunits, which specificities that include histidine, arginine, glutamine, glutamate, L-cystine (sic), the opines (in Agrobacterium) octopine and nopaline, etc.) is translated as MSQPTIFDLIGTGPDGWGPALLAGAVMTVLIALAGFAIGCLLGAGGAWAKISGGPVLRGAASTYTTVLRGIPDLLVIYLLYFGGSSVVTAVGRWFGADGFIGFPGFLAGALAVGVTSGAQQTEVFRGAFKAVNAGELEAAIACGMSRFLCFRRIIVPLTLRHALPGMGNVWQVVLKESALVSVTGVVELLRQSQIGAGSTGMPFDFYAIAAVIYLAISTLSGGILQFGEKRFSRGVRRA
- a CDS encoding M20 family metallopeptidase, with protein sequence MKNTDLVWDLVDAKAKDFCDLSDSVWDTPEVNYEEYRSAAAHVARLEAEGFRVTRGIAGMPTALMGEAGEGGPVIAILGEYDALPGLSQEAGVAEERPLVQGGHGHGCGHNLLGSGSLLAAAAVKDFLAANKMAGRIRYYGCPAEEGGSSKGFMVRAGVFDDVDIAICWHPAAFVGVNNPISLACNELNFHFSGRASHAAATPHLGRSALDAVELMNVGVNYLREHMPLTARVHYAVTETGGHSPNVVQARATVRYLIRARELPDLLELVERVKDVAAGAALMTGTTVRSEIISGDANLVGNTPLEALMHTHIERIGLPPFDDADRATAAKFQQTFTTADIKASFARFGLKPRSGVSLCDVIFPPESGDGTIVGSTDVGTVSWVVPTVQMRGATYAIGTPGHSWQLVAQGKLPAAHKGMTQAAKVMASTAADLFGNPEAIAAAKADHAERLAETPFVNPIPDDIDPPLPANLYGADNGR
- a CDS encoding ATP-binding cassette domain-containing protein translates to MTVASLPSPAIEVRGLRKSFGPVEVLKGIDLVAREGEVLSILGSSGSGKSTMLRCINMLETPDAGEIVVAGEKIALKPDASGKGRVADRKQVQRIRSELGMVFQSFNLWSHKTVIENVVEAPIHVQGRSRAECLEEAEALLAKVGIADKRNHYPSHLSGGQQQRAAIARALAMHPKVMLFDEPTSALDPELVGEVLKVMRALAEEGRTMLVVTHEMGFARDVSSRVVFLHQGAIEEEGAPHEMFANPQTERFRKFISG